A window from Caulobacter sp. X encodes these proteins:
- the aroE gene encoding shikimate dehydrogenase — protein MSSTISGAAVVGGVCGQPIKHSMSPVIHNAWIAAAGLDAAYVPFAPAADRFETFVDGLRGGAVRGVNVTIPFKERALAMADTASDLAKMAGAANLLLFAADGSVHADNTDGPGLLGAVEAQAQGFDVTAAPVVILGAGGAARGAVAALLLAGAPEIRIVNRTLARAQELADAFGSRVLAAEETTLPGLLADAGLVINATSLGLGGGEGPAADLSLTPKTAVVMDMVYKPLRTEFLRRAEAAGRRTVDGLEMLLRQAIPTFEAIYGVAPSPAVDVRGMALKLLGESC, from the coding sequence ATGAGTTCGACAATTTCGGGCGCGGCCGTCGTCGGCGGCGTCTGCGGTCAGCCGATCAAGCATTCGATGAGCCCTGTGATCCACAACGCCTGGATCGCGGCGGCGGGCCTCGACGCGGCCTATGTGCCCTTCGCCCCGGCGGCCGACCGGTTCGAGACCTTCGTCGACGGCCTGCGCGGCGGCGCGGTGCGCGGGGTCAATGTCACGATCCCCTTCAAGGAGCGAGCCCTGGCGATGGCCGACACCGCCAGCGACCTGGCCAAGATGGCTGGGGCGGCGAACCTCCTGCTGTTCGCGGCGGACGGCTCCGTCCATGCCGACAATACCGACGGGCCGGGCCTGCTCGGCGCGGTCGAGGCCCAGGCGCAGGGCTTCGACGTCACGGCCGCGCCGGTCGTGATCCTCGGCGCCGGCGGCGCGGCCCGGGGCGCCGTGGCCGCCCTGCTGCTGGCCGGCGCGCCGGAGATCCGCATCGTCAATCGCACCCTGGCCCGCGCCCAGGAGCTGGCCGACGCGTTTGGCTCTAGGGTGCTGGCGGCCGAGGAGACCACCCTGCCCGGCCTCCTGGCCGACGCCGGCCTGGTCATCAACGCCACCTCGCTGGGACTGGGCGGGGGCGAGGGTCCAGCGGCGGATCTTTCGCTCACCCCCAAGACGGCGGTGGTCATGGACATGGTCTACAAGCCCCTGCGCACCGAGTTCTTGCGCCGCGCCGAAGCGGCGGGTCGTCGGACGGTGGATGGCCTGGAGATGCTGCTCCGCCAGGCCATACCGACCTTCGAGGCGATCTACGGCGTCGCCCCCTCGCCGGCTGTCGATGTGCGCGGCATGGCCCTCAAACTTCTAGGTGAATCATGCTGA
- a CDS encoding pyruvate, water dikinase regulatory protein, whose protein sequence is MVKQPLTDDPQESHGAGGEGERLPPRFATYFHIHLVSDSTGETLNAMARAVCARFTDILPIEHIYALVRSTRQLDRALEEIAGAPGVVMHTIVDPGLRSALEEGCRKLEMPCIAALDPVVSAMSRYLGARISTRVGAQHALTNDYFDRIEALDYAIAHDDGQGGQDLTQADVILVGVSRTSKTPTCIYLAHRGVRAANVPLVPGRPPPPELFELKNTLIVGLITSPDRLIQIRRNRLLSLKENRESDYVDADAVRQEIIAARRLFERQGWPVIDITRRSVEETAAAVINLLSGGRGKVEVLGA, encoded by the coding sequence GTGGTTAAACAACCGTTAACGGATGATCCACAGGAGAGTCACGGCGCCGGCGGCGAGGGCGAACGGTTGCCCCCGCGCTTCGCGACCTACTTCCACATCCATCTGGTGTCGGACTCGACGGGCGAGACGTTGAACGCCATGGCGCGAGCCGTGTGCGCCCGGTTCACCGACATCCTGCCGATCGAACATATCTATGCGCTGGTGCGTTCGACACGCCAGCTCGACCGGGCGCTTGAAGAGATCGCCGGCGCGCCGGGCGTGGTCATGCACACCATTGTCGATCCGGGCCTGCGTTCCGCGCTCGAGGAAGGCTGCCGTAAGCTGGAGATGCCTTGCATTGCCGCGCTCGACCCGGTGGTCAGCGCCATGTCGCGCTATCTGGGCGCGCGGATCTCGACGCGGGTCGGCGCCCAGCACGCCCTGACCAACGACTACTTCGATCGGATCGAGGCGCTGGATTACGCCATCGCTCACGATGACGGCCAAGGCGGCCAGGACCTGACCCAGGCCGACGTGATCCTGGTCGGCGTGTCGCGGACCTCCAAGACCCCGACCTGCATCTATCTGGCCCATCGCGGCGTGCGCGCCGCCAATGTGCCGCTGGTGCCGGGACGTCCGCCGCCGCCCGAGCTGTTCGAGCTCAAGAACACCCTGATCGTCGGTTTGATCACCTCGCCCGACCGGCTGATCCAGATCCGCCGCAACCGCCTGCTCTCCCTGAAGGAGAACCGCGAGAGCGACTATGTCGACGCCGACGCCGTGCGCCAGGAGATCATCGCCGCCCGCCGCTTGTTCGAGCGCCAGGGCTGGCCGGTGATCGACATCACCCGCCGCTCGGTCGAGGAGACCGCGGCCGCCGTGATCAACCTGCTGTCGGGCGGTCGCGGCAAGGTCGAGGTCCTGGGAGCCTGA
- a CDS encoding Maf family protein yields the protein MTLTPVTLASKSSARQMILKNAGVAFEAVGSGVDEDAAKAALLAEAVTPRDVADALAEMKAVKVSTKRPGLVIGADQTLDLRGKLIDKVDTLDEARSRLLELRGQVHKLHSAVVVARDGQPIWRIVETAKLSVRPFSEAWLDQYIERRGEALLWSVGCYELESEGVQLFDQIDGDYFAILGLPLVGLLDFLRLHGALVA from the coding sequence TTGACGCTGACTCCCGTAACCCTGGCGTCCAAGAGCTCGGCCCGCCAGATGATCCTGAAGAACGCCGGCGTCGCCTTCGAGGCGGTCGGTTCGGGCGTCGACGAGGACGCCGCCAAGGCGGCGCTGCTGGCCGAGGCGGTCACACCCCGCGATGTCGCCGACGCCCTGGCCGAGATGAAGGCGGTCAAGGTCTCGACCAAGCGGCCTGGTCTCGTGATCGGCGCGGACCAGACGCTCGACCTTCGCGGCAAGCTGATCGACAAGGTCGACACGCTGGACGAGGCCCGTTCGCGCCTGCTGGAACTGCGCGGGCAGGTCCACAAACTGCACTCGGCCGTGGTCGTGGCGCGCGACGGCCAGCCGATCTGGCGGATCGTCGAGACCGCCAAGCTGTCGGTGCGCCCGTTCAGCGAGGCCTGGCTCGACCAGTATATAGAGCGCCGCGGCGAGGCCCTGCTGTGGTCGGTCGGTTGCTACGAGCTCGAGAGCGAGGGCGTGCAGCTGTTCGACCAGATCGACGGGGACTACTTCGCCATACTGGGTCTGCCTCTGGTCGGACTCCTGGACTTCCTGCGTCTCCACGGAGCCCTGGTCGCATGA